One Mycolicibacterium parafortuitum DNA segment encodes these proteins:
- a CDS encoding replication-associated recombination protein A, producing the protein MSDSLFDVPGEPAPPAAGPVGASVPLAVRMRPANLDEVVGQDHLLKPNSPLRRLIEGSGAASVILYGPPGTGKTTLASMISQATGRRFEALSALAAGVKEVRAVIDVARQAAMRGEQTVLFIDEVHRFSKTQQDALLAAVENRVVLLVAATTENPSFSVVAPLLSRSLILQLQPLTPADVATVLRRAISDERGLGGKVEVTDDAVDQLVQLSAGDARRALTALEVASETVTESGETVTVEVIEQSLDKAALRYDRDGDQHYDVVSAFIKSVRGSDVDAALHYLARMLVAGEDPRFVARRLMILASEDIGMADPTALPIAVAAAQTVQLIGMPEAQLTLAHATVHLATAPKSNAVTTALGAAMADIRAGKAGLVPAHLRDGHYSGAQKLGNAVGYKYAHDHPGGVASQQYPPDELVGVDYYRPTNHGTEREITTRLEKLRAIIRRRR; encoded by the coding sequence GTGTCCGACAGCCTGTTCGACGTGCCCGGGGAGCCCGCGCCGCCCGCCGCGGGGCCGGTCGGTGCGTCGGTGCCGCTGGCGGTTCGCATGCGTCCGGCGAACCTCGACGAGGTCGTCGGCCAGGACCACCTGCTCAAACCCAACTCGCCACTGCGCCGTCTCATCGAGGGCTCCGGCGCGGCGTCGGTGATCCTGTACGGCCCGCCCGGTACCGGCAAGACCACGCTCGCGTCGATGATCTCGCAGGCCACCGGCCGCCGGTTCGAGGCGCTGTCGGCGCTGGCGGCCGGGGTCAAAGAGGTCCGCGCCGTGATAGATGTCGCGCGGCAGGCCGCGATGCGCGGCGAGCAGACCGTGCTGTTCATCGACGAGGTGCACCGGTTTTCCAAGACCCAGCAGGACGCGCTGCTTGCCGCGGTCGAGAACCGGGTCGTGCTGCTGGTCGCGGCCACCACCGAGAACCCGTCGTTCTCGGTGGTCGCGCCGCTGCTGAGCCGGTCGCTGATCCTGCAATTGCAGCCCCTGACACCGGCCGATGTCGCCACGGTGCTCCGGCGGGCGATCAGCGACGAGCGTGGGCTCGGCGGCAAGGTCGAGGTCACCGACGACGCCGTCGACCAACTGGTGCAACTGTCGGCCGGGGATGCGCGGCGCGCGCTGACCGCGCTGGAAGTCGCGTCCGAAACCGTCACGGAATCGGGGGAGACGGTCACCGTCGAGGTGATCGAGCAGTCGCTGGACAAGGCGGCGCTGCGCTACGACCGCGACGGTGACCAGCACTACGACGTCGTCAGCGCGTTCATCAAGTCGGTGCGCGGTTCCGACGTCGACGCCGCGCTGCACTATCTGGCCAGGATGCTCGTCGCCGGCGAGGATCCGCGCTTCGTGGCCCGCCGGCTGATGATCCTGGCCAGCGAGGACATCGGGATGGCCGACCCCACCGCACTGCCGATCGCGGTCGCGGCCGCGCAGACGGTCCAGCTGATCGGGATGCCGGAGGCACAGCTGACCCTGGCGCACGCGACGGTGCACCTGGCGACCGCGCCGAAGTCGAACGCCGTCACCACCGCGCTGGGGGCCGCGATGGCCGACATCCGTGCGGGTAAGGCCGGTCTGGTGCCCGCCCACCTGCGCGACGGGCACTACTCCGGGGCGCAGAAACTGGGCAACGCGGTCGGGTACAAGTACGCCCACGACCATCCGGGTGGCGTTGCGTCACAAC